A region of the Arachis hypogaea cultivar Tifrunner chromosome 15, arahy.Tifrunner.gnm2.J5K5, whole genome shotgun sequence genome:
TAATCCTAATCTAAAATTAATTTAGGGTTAGCATGAACCCATCTACCAATAGACCCAATCTTTTTTCAATCTAAATAAAGATATTGAAATAGAAAGCCCAAATTTGCCAATTAGTAAATCCCCAAAATAGTTGAATTAGATTAGATTGATGAATATAATAGTGAGTGGGAAAGCTGGCAGGGCTTTATGCAGTCCTTTAAAGCCCTAATATACCACCTCAAACGGGACTTTTTAGATCTTGGGAAACAACAAAGTTTCAATTTCCTgtggaaaaaaacaaaagaaataatcCAAAAGACATTATCAGTTTTCGGTAGTCTCTAACCAAATAAATTGGTAAATGAGCAGCTATAACATGATtgcttttaaaaatcaaaaacctATCTTGGAATCTCCACCATCACCCTTCTGTCATAACCCAGAAATTAAAAACTTAACCCAGCACAACACAACAAAACCAAAAACAAAttgatcaattaattaaaaataaaacaatcaaTTATTGGAAGACTGGAAAAAATTTAATCTaacaagaaaaagatgaaaaagagagAGGCATGGGAAATAAATTAACCTGTTCTGGCCTGACGAAAACGACATCTCCTAAAATAATCACAGCCGCAGAATCATCGAGCAGCCTTGCAATCGTAACCGCTTGATCCTGATCGGAGCAATTCTCGGAGCAGATCCGAATGAACTCGTGTAACGTTATGCAGCTCTTTCGGATCTCTTTAAGCTTCGATTTCACCATCTCCACCTGCGCCGCCTTCAGCAACTTCCGAGCATCCTCCGCCGTCACTCCCAACTCCTCCACCtcctcgtcctccttctcctccatcgcCGGCGGCCTCAGCCCCTCCAATCGAATGCGGTTTCTAGCAATGTCCATTGCCCTCAACCTCTCCATAATGTTTCCGTGGGCAGACGGCGATCGAAGCTCCGGCTCGAACCCAGGTCGCTTATGAAGGAACCTCCGGAAGACGCCATTATCTCCTGGGTCCGGAGCGATGTCACGATCTCCAGAGCAGGCGGCGGAAGCGACCCTCGCGTGAACGGAGGCAGATGAAATCCGGCAATTGGTGAGGGTTTGCGATGAGAGTTTGGTAAAATTGAATAGGCGCTGAGCTAGGGTTTTTTTGAACGCCATGTataatgataacaataataacaacaataatgttAAAATTGGAGAGATACAGAACGTTCAGAAAGGTCTAGAGAGATAAGAAACAATAAGCTTGGAGAAAAGGATGGGCCTCGGGGACCTTAATATATAGGTGCCCCCATAAAAACGGAACAACGGAGATAAACGTTTGCTCAGAAGTAAAGACGCGAGAATTTGATTGTAGCGTAGGCGATAAATTGAGAGACGGGAATATATCCTAGAGAGGGGAATGTGGCCAGACACGTGGTGGGATGAGATTATAAGATATATGGATTGGTAACCGTCTGATCGCTAGGTTTGATATGCTGACTAGATTCGAGCCTGGCCTGCCCTGAAAGGCTGGAGCTGCCTATGCACCCTTTGAGAAGCATCGTTATCCTATATTCCTATTagtgaattaattaattatttaattaagatTTATTTTCTACCGAAAAAAAGAGCGAAAATTTGGGAGTTGGCAAGGTACTCCTAGAAGTGATTGCGTCCACGCGAAGGTGTCGCTACACATGACTTATTATATTATACTCATGGGATTGGGCGCAATATGAGGATATTTATTTACTGCTAGTAGAGGATAACTGTAAGCAAGTAACGAAttagttaattaagaaaaatgTGTTGTAATGATCAAGTGTGTTTTGGATTAAAATTTGTAAATGAGAACgtatataaaattgattttataaatttaattttgataaaaagtgaGTTGGTATTAGggtttgtttgggtgagtttttaagaaaagatttttttcgaattatctttttttaaaagatcttatagaaaagtaaaagtaattttatgtttagatatcttgtataaaaaggtctttttatcaatcaattatgtttgggtataacaatataaaagtacttttttgtttatttattacatgaaaaacatcttttttttaaggaaaaaagatcttttaaaaaaagatataaaggcttgtttgggtgagcttctaagaaaagatcttttttcgagttatctttttttaaaatatcttatagaaaagtaaaagtaattttatgtttggatatctcatgtaaaaaggtctttttatcaatcaattatgtttgggtataacaatataaaagtactttttgtttatttattacatgaaaaacatctttttttaaagaaaaaagatcttttaaaaaaagatgtaaattacagcttctcaaaaaagatcttttttttttttattttactagtacttttacttttactactagaaatttgccaaacacgttaaaaaataaaaaaagatcttttttcattgaaaaaagatatttttttaacaaaataatggcgcccaaacatgcacttaaattacagtttttcaaaaaagatcttttttttttattttactagtgcttttacttttactactagaaatttgccaaacacgttaaaaaataaaaaaagattttcttttattaaaaaaagatcttttttaacaaaataatgaccCCCAAACATGCACTTAATGtgatttatatttgataattttgtattaaaataaattataatgaaataaatattgtttaaattatattatttaaaattatgtttggataaattttattaaaaaaatataaatttatatcatttaaaattatattattttaacattctttgactataatttttttgaaaataatttaaatttatgtgtTGAAATTTAATAATCTTTTAGTTATAATTTTGTAGTATTCTTCTTTATTactctttttatatttaattatatctttctaataaaatttatattgtaAAATTAACAacagtaaataaaatatatactaatttaagaaaacatagtaaaaaatatacaaagtcaaattaaaaaataagattctataaaaaaaatatgaattaataaaaatgattaaaaaatttatatgaacaATGAATATTAAAaagtctattaaaaaaatataataatatacacCAGTTACCATAAAAAGTTCTAAACAAAAATATtcatactattaaaaaaattgataaaaaattaaaatttaataaaaaaatactaacaataatattaaaaaatatttatttgtaaatcatagttataaaaaaatttaagaattttgatgattatttttttgtattttttattgtaaatgacactaaatgataaaattagtaaaaaaaattcaattaatttttcaatttatCAATTGAATGCAAAAACTACAATTTGTTATTTATAGTAATCAGGAAATCAAAGTCAGAATCATATtcctatataaaaaaaaacaaacaaacaaaaaattataacattaaaAAAGATTGaacataatttttgtatttttaatacgTTCACCAAACACCGTCTAAATAATAGTTTACCAAACACACCCTAAATAATAGTGAGTAAAATGGGGTTCGGCTAGATGCAGTGTCTTTGAAAAATCAAATGAAATCAAAATGTGAAAGAGGAAGCATTCACGTTTTTCCGCATCCCGCAAGGAAAGGGAAGGAACGGGCTCGTAGATAAGACCTCCACCCCAAGTTCCAACCCTTCTTTCGACTAGCCCCTCCCCCACTTGATGCCTTGCTCCTAATTTCTTATAGAAGGAGTTAATGACTATGTTAATTTCTCCCGAATTATCATCCAGATACGGAAATTGTTCCACTATttaatatcaaaaataataaattatcgcTAACAGTAATAAAGAGAAATTATCaccaaatatatttattttcttaaaagaTGAATATTCCCTCACCGAATAAATGTGTCGGTTAACTaattattacaaatttaaaaataaatttattaattataaatgaaCGTGTGGATGTGGCTAATGCCAATCTCGATCCAAAAGAAAATACACTTATTTTAAAATCTCATTTTAAAATGAGAATATGAAAATTTAATCAgcaataaattttaaatctataatttataaattgtataaatcccacttttgaattaaaaataactaaaatattattttctcaGAGATTGATCAGGAACcattttatattatcttttttttttttggtgaaagatCTGGAACCATTTTACAGGGCAATAAATGTGCCACAAAATCCCAAATCCAATCCATTATGCCAGTTTGGATCCAAGGTTAGAGTCCATGCCCATAATCATAACACTACTTCGTGGAGAACCGGCACGCTTTCTTTTTCTACATGCTGATACTTTAAACTGGATCcccagtccaaaaaaaaaaaaaaaaactggatcgTCATTTCTTTTTATCCGGACCATTTATCTAGGTTTGGATGAGTTTTATGAAAACCAGTCTAGAGTGTGTGTGATTGGGGGAATTATAAAAAATTCCTAggaattttaagataaaaatatcatattcctatgtttggttcaaagtttgaAAAGCTATTCCTAAACAAGTTTGATTCCAGGAAATCAAAATACCATCATTTCAATTCCTACCTTCCCCCTGAGTATATTTGATTCTCATAGAAATAGAATCTGAGTAACAAAGTAATACTTGAACCACACATCTCCTAAATATCATGTAATAAAACGGGGTCCAAAATCTATTTAGCACTACCCAGCCAATTGTGGAATCTTATAGGATGCACACCTGGGTAGAGAAGAACCCTTCAGTTTTGGTTGTGTTGTTGTGATGTAATTAAtatgacaaaaacaaaaaagagacaTTGCTTCAAATATGGAATCAATAGTCAAATTAATCTGTGAAAGATAAAGTATTTTTCAAATTCATCTCTGTAAAATTTTCTCAATTAAATTGGTCAAtcaaagattaaaaattaatcatatttgtcctTCAATCGCTCCATAAAAATTGATATTGTGAAGCATTAATTAAAAACATACATAaatctattaatttaatttttttttctaattacatAAACCCTATCCCCAACATGACCTAGCGATTAAATTcataaattttcataaacatatttagTCAACATCCAATTAGACATGTTAGGTGTCATGTATATTATCAATTAATATTTCACATCACCAGTCGACAGAAGTTGTTGGAGTAACTAaagaacaaatataattaattcgtCATCtttgaaggactaatttgattaataaaatcttttaaagacAAATTTAAAAAACATCTCATCTTTCAtaaactaatttgactattaaccatTCAAATATGCCTAGTGACTATCTCACCTCACCCTGCTACCATCTGACTATGAAGGCGAATATTGCAAAATATAAACAATGAATTTCGGGTAATATGTTCAAATCAAAAGCTTAAAGGACAACTGCACATTTGAATTAAACAAAGAGTATGAAAGCAATTAACGTTGATTAAAAAAGATAAAGGGGCCATTAAcaataaaatatatcatatacAAGAGATAGGGTGAAAAGTCTGAAAACGACACCTAATAGAAAATTATGTATATATGACTTGTGAAGTTTGAAGATTACTAACAGGCAGCTTGCACTTATTCCTGGTGGTGGAAAGTGAGACAAAGTTAATAACTGTCTACTTTTAATATAGTGATAGATTGAAGAAGCAATATATCTCAGCACAATACTTTAATTTAAACCTAAAGAAAATTGCATCTCAGATGAAAATGGACTTATATCAGCTAAGGTTCAGGCCTATAGATGAATTATGCATTTACTAAATACTATGGCAAAGTATTCTGCTCTCTCTTGCGAGCAAGGGGTTTCTACTTGGAAATAGAATACCATGAAACTGCGGATATTGGTTAATATTTATTCCATAAGAAACACACACTACTGAATTGAACACAGGTACCTGCCAGGTTTTATATTCATTTCCTTACTTGATTCCGGGCAAATAACTAGAATTCTGGAACCACAAATCACTGCTAAAGAGAAAATTACAAGTTCCAGAATCATGCATATGCAGCGGCAGAAGGTTCCTAGACTCTGCAACTATTGCCATCAACAGATACCTCAAACATCAAGTCGCCAAGAATGCATGCATAATAATGAGTATCATAAATAACTttacatctctgcaccaaacAAGAAGCAATAAACTACATACAAGTGGAGAGCCAACTTAAGAGAAGTCAGGGTGAATATATATGTTTTCACCATCAATTGTCCTAGGCTTCATCCAGCTTTGAGATTCTCATGATTATTATTTTATCCACAGATGATGTTCAAATGCCTCTAGCAAaagtgagaaaataaaataaaataaaataaaatcaagcaGAAATAAAGGAAGTCTAGCAGTCGTAGACACAAGCTCAATCTTCATATATTTCTTATTGATGTATCCTATTGCAGTTATATAACTTGtgtgtttaattaataattagtacCTTATAATAGTAATAGAAGACATTGTCAACTAGAAATAGTAATCAATAAGACATACCAAAAGGGCTGTCAACCAGGATATTTAATTATCTTTTGTATAACCACTGTCCTTGCTCTCCTTATCTCCCTACTACATTTATCGGCTTGCTCACTTAAAGTCTCGATGATGTCCGAAAAATGTTCAATTCTCTTCTTAATCTCATCGATCGCAAGCTTTACGGCATCCTCATTTCCAATAGCAAAAACAGCATTCTGCAACATGGATTCGATCTCCACTTCCAGTTTGTCGACACATAACCGAATGTTGTCCAAGTCTTTCAATGTAATAAGAGTACCAACTTGCATTGAGCTTATTACTTCTCGTTGGCTCCTTATAGCATTCTCATACTTCTTAAAAAGTGAATTACACCATTTTCCTACCGAGCCAATCGGAACAGCCAATGCACCAGCCACCGCTGCTACAACAGGTGGTGCAGAGATCGCAGCTGCCACCACTgagaaaatcaaaacagaaacaaAGGCAGCCACAAAAATGACATTTGAGACTCTCTTCAATGTCTTGAGGGATTGCAACTTCTTATCAAGTTTGTGCTTCCTACTTAGCAATTTTTTCAACATCGATGCTTGCTGAGAATAAACTGATTGAAACAACTGATGAAACTCCTCTGTAAAGGGGTCCCCTGCTTCCTTGAAATTTTTAAGTTCTTGCAATGTTTTCAGGTAAACTGACCCTTCAACCTCATTTTGTGACTCTTCCTCAAAATAGGTAATAGCTGACTTAATTATAATCTGTCTTTCGCGTGCCCGTCTCAAGCACTTATCAAGGGCATTACAGAAGTCCAATGTGTGGAGACTGTTCTCAAAGAAATCACCGACCAAGGAAAACAACTCCCGGTCCTTCTTGTTCCATATATCTTGCCTGCACTCAAGAATGACTTTGACAACTTCCTGGTTCATCTCAAGCAGGCTTGCGGTCATCTCTTTCAGCGAATCAACTGACATGGAACGAACCTCAACCCCTTCAGCGAGTGAGCTGATAACCCTATTGGTTCGCTCCTGAATGGTGGCATCAAATGATTGCAAGTTTGGATCTTCAACACATGCAGCTTCATAAGAGCTCAAATCATCAGCATATACCGAATGAGTACCCATTTTAATCAGTGTTGGAACATCACCCCTACCCATTCTGCTGGACTGAGCTCCCATCATGACCAAATTTCGTGACCCAACAAAGAGCTCACAAGCACAAAAATGTCAAACCCAGCTCCAAAATTAGAAAGCTTAATGCAATTGGATTGGATTGGCGTTTTGTCCCTCTCCCTCCACAAAATCAATTAATCATCGAGAACCCTAAATCTTAACCGAATGCAAAGCTTCAGAATTTCACAAATTGTGCTCAATTGGATCCACCACAACTCAGAACCGTGGCTGGCTTTGATAAATACTATAGAAAGATGCTGTGACTGTGTCTAGATCCAGAAACAAGAAGTCAAACCCTACACTATATAATACAGGATGAATTACAAAATtactaaacacccaaaatcaaagTTGTGAATTTTAAGCAAAATTCGGCCATTCTAGGAGTTTTGCTTACCTGGGTTGAAGCTGAAATCTCCAAATTAAGTTGAATTTCTTCCCAAAAAGGAAAAACAGCACATCGGAATGCGAATGTGACTAAGTAGAGAAGAGTGAGGGATTGGAACTACCCCCAACTGCATTATGTCGGAAAGTCAAAGCATGCGAAGGGGATAGCTCGCCTTCGAGCTTCGCAGATActtcgttcttttttttttttttttcgtattaaataGGTAAACGGATTTGGAAACATTGGTCCATTTTGGTCAATTAAATTAGTCATTCTTTCTGCTATAGATTCTCTTAGATAAATATGGGCCTTTTATTCAGTGCCGAGTATataaaaaggcaaaaaaaaaaaaaaaatcgattgAGCAGTTTCTATGTTTAGATTTTAGAAGCTTTTTTGTGCTCCCTCCCCTTTGTGTACGGAACTTGGTAAGtgacaattaataaaaaaaaaaacactcggCCGTGCTAACTTTCATTTCGCCTCCTCAtcgattaaaaaataatattgcaACGAAATCTCTTTCATACAAATCTTATCTTATGCTTGCCCGAGGGGATAGTAACTTCTTAGAAAAGTAAGGACGGAACTAGTTTTCAAGCGGAATTCGAAGATTAGTCTTTCTCGCCTTTCTGCTACCTCAGAAGAGGAAATTCCATTTTCAAAAAGCAGTCCAATCCTGAATGAGATCTTTTGGGCTCGACTCGAGAGGATCAAACAGAAGACAGCGCCATGTTAATGCGATCGCAAGACAAAGAAGCTGCGACCATACTTTCCGCATTCAGTTCTAGCTATTTCTGCGCCTTCAGATCGACCTGAACAACATATACGGATCCCCTCTACCCCTTCCCCTTATCATAGAAAAAAGACTAACCATGATACAAGGGCCTGCCTTTCAGTACGTAAAAACGGAAGTGAAACTCTTTCAAACTCTAACGATTAATTCTATAAGACATTCCATGTAAACTAATGAATTTTGCCTGTATATCACATTATCTGATAACGTGTCAAGAAATTATTTCAAGGGACAAAACGTTCCTTCCCGTGTTTGCAATACGCTGCAATAAAATAGGACAATTAaatctttgaaaaatttttaaaaaacacttAAACACCTAACTAATTTAAACATAGACATATAAACATATAATGAACCATGAAATAGGATAAATATTCCTAAATTTCAAGTCATTGTACCTACTATTGCACTGATTGTTGGTAGTAGCTTTAATTCCTtgcttcttattctttttcttatgTTGTAGAGATTTTATTTGATGACAGggcaagaaaggattggtctcgAATGGTGTTACTTTCACTACTTTTGTTTGATGGACAATGCAaatatgaaaaattgatttgGCCTGAAAGAATTTTTAGATAATGATCAATTAAGGCATTAGGCCAAACTTGATCACGTACAATGCGCTGATCAATGGCCTTGTAAGATCTGTGATTTGAAGGAATCTAGAAAACTTGTGAATGAGATGAGTTAGAGAGGTTTAAAATCTCACAAGATCACATTCACAAAACTAATAGATGGATATTGCAAAGATGGGGACATGAAATTTGtattgaaaatgaagaagagaatggtTGAAAGGGATTGAATTTGATGAGGTAGCTTTTACTACGCTCATATCAGAACTTTGcagagaaaaaggaagagaaagaagagcaaAAAATTGAGGCCGCCTACCAACCAAGACCAGTAACCAGTGCAACAAATAAAATGGTTTGTtgaaatttaagaatatttgttCTACTTTATAGTTTATTATGAATTTATGTGTTTGTATTTAAATTAGTTAGGAGTTTAAGTATCTCCTAAAATTTTTTCAATGGTTTAATTGTTCTATTTTACTGCAGTGTATTGCTAACACGACAAAGACcgttttattttttggaatggTTCTTTAACATGCCATCAGCTAATGTGACACGTAAATAAAATCTGTTAGTCCTGGACAGAGACATTAATAGAAATGTATAATGTCTAACGGAGTCAATCGTTTGTGACCATAATATCATTTTTCAATTAATAAGAGGTGGGTTGTTATTTTGAACAATTGTTAGAAATTGTGGtaaaattttacttaaaaaaacaaaacaaaacgaaACAAAAATCCAGAATCAATGAATTTAGCGAGAGGACAATTTTATAAATCGAGAGATCGCAAAAGATACACCGTTTGAACAAAGCAGCCCATAGAAAATAATTAAGGCTGAGTTTAGTTTGCatttttgtttgttgtttttatttttaatatttttatttttaaaattttataaaagaaacacaattttattatttttattgttttttttgttttacaaaattcaaaatataaaaaatattaaaaataaaaataaaaaataaaaatacaaattttttttttaatttatgttttcttattttttttattttggtttttgttttaaatttttttaaatcttttttcagCTTTTGAGTTTCTTTTTATGTGGTGGTAACATATTCAAAAAATTGTGGTATGAGAAATTCGGTAAAATtgcaaaattagattttttttaaaattattctaatttGTAAAATAGATTTTATCATAGTTtagtaatttagtttttaaaattatggTTAGAGACATGATTAACAT
Encoded here:
- the LOC112748956 gene encoding calcium uniporter protein 2, mitochondrial isoform X2, whose protein sequence is MAFKKTLAQRLFNFTKLSSQTLTNCRISSASVHARVASAACSGDRDIAPDPGDNGVFRRFLHKRPGFEPELRSPSAHGNIMERLRAMDIARNRIRLEGLRPPAMEEKEDEEVEELGVTAEDARKLLKAAQVEMVKSKLKEIRKSCITLHEFIRICSENCSDQDQAVTIARLLDDSAAVIILGDVVFVRPEQEIETLLFPKI
- the LOC112748956 gene encoding calcium uniporter protein 2, mitochondrial isoform X1, translated to MAFKKTLAQRLFNFTKLSSQTLTNCRISSASVHARVASAACSGDRDIAPDPGDNGVFRRFLHKRPGFEPELRSPSAHGNIMERLRAMDIARNRIRLEGLRPPAMEEKEDEEVEELGVTAEDARKLLKAAQVEMVKSKLKEIRKSCITLHEFIRICSENCSDQDQAVTIARLLDDSAAVIILGDVVFVRPEQVAKAIQDLLPLRGGAKVHDSVRREFEEMEKQKSAIDGRAHTLVRRELWGGLSFLVVQTLTCMRLTFWELTWDVMEPICFYLTSLYFMAGYTFFLRTSIEPSFEGFYQSRFSTKQKRLMKLNNFNIERFNELKAACSPPSSSIPPKIDSSIAHPFDKTL
- the LOC112748957 gene encoding UPF0496 protein At2g18630; this encodes MMGAQSSRMGRGDVPTLIKMGTHSVYADDLSSYEAACVEDPNLQSFDATIQERTNRVISSLAEGVEVRSMSVDSLKEMTASLLEMNQEVVKVILECRQDIWNKKDRELFSLVGDFFENSLHTLDFCNALDKCLRRARERQIIIKSAITYFEEESQNEVEGSVYLKTLQELKNFKEAGDPFTEEFHQLFQSVYSQQASMLKKLLSRKHKLDKKLQSLKTLKRVSNVIFVAAFVSVLIFSVVAAAISAPPVVAAVAGALAVPIGSVGKWCNSLFKKYENAIRSQREVISSMQVGTLITLKDLDNIRLCVDKLEVEIESMLQNAVFAIGNEDAVKLAIDEIKKRIEHFSDIIETLSEQADKCSREIRRARTVVIQKIIKYPG